In Papaver somniferum cultivar HN1 chromosome 1, ASM357369v1, whole genome shotgun sequence, a genomic segment contains:
- the LOC113305206 gene encoding probable membrane metalloprotease ARASP2, chloroplastic produces MIINLSATPPTSSSTSVISSSSLIKLLNSRSPKTHLSKSSISFSTSFLSTSNNNQFFHQKRKNPHRNDSFQSYAIPGLEFGALESAKSVLEASGVLAAIIIVHESGHFLAATLQGIHVSKFAVGFGPVLAKFNAANVEYSIRAFPLGGFVGFPDNDPNSDIPVDDKNLLKNRPIFDRVVVISAGVIANIIFAYTIIFVQVLSVGLPVQEAFPGVLVPDVRPLSAASRDGLLAGDVIRTVNGFELPKTGSTSVSRLVEVIKNNPGKNVSLRVARGDQDVEISITPDESVDGTGRIGVQLSPNVKISKVKPKNIAEAFNFSSHEFMGLSANVVDGLKQTFFNFSQTASKVSGPIAIIAVGAEVARSNSDGLFQFAAILNINLAVLNILPLPALDGGSLALLLIEAARGGKKIPQEVEQGIQGSGIMLVLLLGLVLIVRDTLNLDFIKELFL; encoded by the coding sequence ATGATAATCAACTTATCTGCTACGCCTCCAACTTCCTCATCAACTTCAGtgatctcttcatcttctctaatcaAACTACTAAATTCAAGATCACCCAAAACCCACTTATCCAAATCTTCTATTTCTTTCTCTACCTCATTTCTCAGTACCAGTAACAACAATCAGTTTTTCCACCAAAAGAGAAAAAACCCACATCGAAATGATTCTTTTCAATCCTATGCAATTCCTGGATTGGAGTTTGGCGCTTTAGAGAGTGCCAAATCGGTTTTAGAAGCATCGGGAGTACTTGCAGCTATTATAATTGTTCATGAAAGTGGTCATTTTCTTGCCGCTACACTTCAAGGAATTCATGTAAGTAAATTTGCAGTTGGTTTTGGTCCAGTTTTAGCTAAATTCAATGCAGCTAATGTAGAATACTCAATTAGAGCTTTTCCTCTTGGTGGGTTTGTTGGGTTTCCTGATAATGATCCAAACAGTGATATTCCTGTTGATGATAAGAATTTACTTAAGAATAGACCCATTTTTGATAGGGTAGTTGTAATTTCAGCGGGCGTCATTGCAAATATAATCTTTGCATATACAATTATCTTTGTGCAAGTTTTATCTGTTGGATTACCAGTTCAAGAGGCGTTTCCTGGAGTACTTGTACCCGATGTGCGACCATTGTCTGCAGCTTCCCGGGATGGGTTGCTTGCTGGTGATGTGATTCGTACGGTTAATGGGTTTGAATTGCCGAAAACTGGGTCTACTTCTGTTTCGCGTCTTGTTGAGGTAATTAAGAACAATCCAGGAAAGAATGTGTCTCTTCGGGTTGCTAGAGGAGACCAGGACGTTGAAATTAGTATTACTCCAGATGAGAGTGTTGATGGAACAGGAAGAATTGGTGTTCAGTTATCCCCAAACGTTAAGATTTCAAAGGTTAAACCAAAAAATATTGCAGAGGCTTTTAATTTTTCTAGTCATGAATTTATGGGTCTCTCAgcgaatgttgttgatggcttGAAACagactttttttaatttttctcagACGGCAAGTAAGGTTTCAGGTCCCATTGCTATTATTGCAGTTGGAGCTGAGGTTGCAAGATCGAATTCTGATGGGCTTTTTCAGTTTGCGGCTATTCTTAATATTAACTTGGCCGTGTTAAATATACTCCCTTTGCCAGCTCTAGATGGGGGTTCTTTGGCTTTACTACTCATAGAAGCAGCTAGAGGTGGAAAAAAGATCCCTCAAGAAGTAGAACAAGGCATTCAGGGTTCAGGAATTATGCTAGttcttcttcttggccttgtacTGATTGTTAGAGACACACTTAACCTTGATTTCATTAAAGAATTGTTCTTATGA